The genomic region tATGAGGACAGTCTTGATTGCAACTGTTAAATTAACTGGCTTATAACAaatgtcagtaaaatattttttacccaTGATAACCATGGTTGCAACCCTTACAGATTCAACCTCTTCACTACAGTTAATGTCTTCAGACCCAACAAGCTGTAGCTCATCCCTTATATAAAGAGCCACCCCACCCCTTTTAAAAAGTCTGTCATGATTAAACAACTTATAAACTAGGATTTCAAAATAACTCCTATTTCAGTGTTTGCACATCTAACCAGATTTCAGAAATTtcctattattttattgttttccatTTCGACTAGAACCTGCAATTCAAATTTTCCTTTTGAAATGTCTAATATTAGTATAATAAGTAGTTGAattctttcatatatatatatatataatattacattattaagtGGAGTCTGtctttaagatataatttacCCTTATCCAGAAATTCATCCCACATTTTTAACTAGCCCATCCATTGCTATGATTATATCCCCAATAATCTTGCATTTAAGCCTTGGATCTTGATTAGGGGTTCATTACTACACCTAGCCTGTGGGGGAACTCTCAAAAGAACAACTTATCCATTTCTGTCCCTCTGAAAacaaattgttataaatttttaagtAGATCTTCTAACTTACATTTTCCAACGTTATTTACTCCTACAAGCAAATTTTGATCCACCTCTTCCTGCTGCAAATAACTTTCATCACCATATTTAATGAGAGAATCTCCCACTACGTAAACCTGTCATCTTATTCCTCACTGTATGCAGCCATAGATTAAAGTTTGTCACCTTAATTGTTATATCATTCTTATCACCCAAGCATTCTCATTTTCACTCTTCCCCAAAACAACCTTTACCCTAATTCTGTGTGATGTAGTCCAGCTCAAAAGTTTTGTAATtcttgaaaaagaaaaagaaaaattagaacCTACTTAACAATCAGAGTTTGCAGGTTTACTTCTTATGTATACAAAGtgagattaaaataatttatcacccTAGGAGTTATGTGgatatgttttaaattatcagTACTGATAAGTATCACCCAAAACTCAGTTTTCTCTTAATTTTTTGTAGAGcgaaaattactaatattttgtcAATTAAATTGTGAACTGAGTTTGTATTATGACTAAATATGTATAGTTTCTTTTAACTTGTAGTGAACTGTATAGTGCATTTATGCATTGAcctatgaattatttaaaatttatttgtaattttaaaactgtttgtctACAGTCAGGACAACTTTGTTCTTATTTTGGATGTGCCAGAAGGTGAACATGAGTATAAGTATTTGGTTGATGGACACTGGCAACATGACCCAAAAGAGGttagattttgatattttttatggtATTATAACTTTTGTTACTCTTACAGCTCTTAACCCTATCAATGTGGATGAGTGGAAGCCACTCAGCTTGTAATCATGAAAGTATCCATGAgattaattactttataattttttttataatgtaaacgCATCTTTGCAAACTTTTGCAGAttattagtaaagattacaaggctttcatacacaaaatatcagatttttttattaagatttaaGATTTCTTGCATAAtgtttttatcatgttttttttttctttttaagttttgaCTACGTaaaatgcaaagtaattttgattttaagattaaaaatgcttttatgcatcagaacattttcaaattttgcatacaaaatctttataacttccagataattatcaaatattttaaagaaaaactttatattttatctttattttcaatactgtatCTTTGTATGGATtgggtcaatttgactgacttcataaccaccacaaaaaattaggaaataaataaaattatgcttttttcattctagaatgactacaggttataacatgaaaatacaaatgtttaatctgaATAGCTTAGCTCTCATGACatcatatgtttattatttttattatattgacctttcagttaTGCCTGGCTAAAATTACATAAATTGGAATGATGCAGTACACATACAGTTTacaagtgacctgtcttggctgtgttttagtggactagtattttgaaTAACAcattcacatttcagttataatacattgtgtatgtacatactttattattattatttataaataagtttttaatcaAGTTTTCTTAAAATGAAGTATTGCAAACAGAAATTTATATTTAGGATTGTGTttgtaacatttacttttaacttaagaaattaactaatgctTAATactaaaagttgaattataatctacaaatttgatactgaatattattggcatacattcataaaatagtaattcaatgaAATTTTGAACACATGTCAATACACGAGATGACACAAAACATTAGCTTGAGATTTTGTATGTTTCAGACCTAAATACGGTTTAATTACTAAGCTTGAAAAaatatagtggaattctgtgttATTGAAAAAGTAATTTATGATTATTGGTTATTtccaactgtatatataaaactaaaaaaaaagaattgtttcacatcctccatatataaaatttaaataaggtTTAGCAATCTACAGCAAgcagcaaacaagtacaaagttTGTAACTAAAAGAGATAATTATCTAGAGGTTTTAAAGATTTCCCAtgggaaatttgaaaattttctgatgcataaaagaatttttaattttaaaatcaaacattactTAAGAAATCTTAGAACAGCTAATGcttactgataatatacaaaatttCTTGAAGATATGCTTATTGATTTAAAGGTTATACCATGAAAACCATAACAAGTACAAACTGTTAGAAGGTTCGTCACTGGGAAGAAGCACATGCTAAAAGAGttattaacttaatatatttaattaaaagagaTTTCTTGAAAAATTCatcatagaaaaatatttttctaagatgataattttgtatatttttttatgggTCTTGATAAAATGGTCTTAAAAGCTGAAAGTAAAAATCTGGACTTAATTTTCTAATACATtacaatttgatatttttgaagATAGTTTCTTTGAGCtatcagaaataataatatagaataaatacataatgttttcTTAAGATTATTCTTTACATTGACTGGGAGTTAAGAGTGTGTATGTAATTCTGCACATATGTAATCATTTGATGCACATAATGGAAACTAATGTTTTAAATGGTTACAGTGCTCTATAGGAATTTACTTGGctttatttgtaaatgtattcTGTGCATGTATATATGACTGTTTTCActataagtaaaaacatttcctattatatttatttatttagggcAAAATGACAGGCATAAATTGTAAAGGAAAATGTCCCTGATTATATGAAGCAgacattattgttatttctgAGGCTTGTCTCACATCATAATgagtaaaaatgaatttattatttttcactagAACTTATCTGAAAAACAGGCAaggtttaattgttttgttttgatccATATAGCCTAATGTTGATGACCCTAGTGGAGCCAAGAAGAACCTGATCAATGTCCAGAAACAGGATTTTGAAGTTTTTGAAGCTCTTGCCATGGATAGTGTAAACTCAGGAAGTGGTTCTCAAAGTAAGATTTAAAAGGACGTTTAAAAAAAGATGTGTGTCATATTCACAGTTAGATGAATAATTTGATGTCTATATATTTGTATCTAGCAATAATTATTTCCTTATGAAACCTGTTTTCATTGTGTTTGAAAAGTTTTACAGGTTTGATATTCACgtaatatttttcaagtttattctTTACGTTGGCTGGCAGGTTAAGAGTTTGTATTCAATTATGTAAAGAATATTGTGTAATCATTAGATGTATGTAATGAAAATTGATGTTTCACAAATATCTGAATGTGAAAGTCCATTTGAGATGTAGCCACATCAGTTGTGTGTATGAGTTTCTTCCTCTTCAGCAATTAGCTTGAAGTTGCCACTTTGTTCTTGGTCTAAATGGAAACTGTTTCAGTCATGGTTGTGCCTCATCACCACACTAGGAAGCCCCTTATCAAACTTGTACAGCAGAATATTTTCTCGATCTGCTGAGGCCACTGCATCTGCCTAATTATCCAGACTTACAGTGACTTGAACTTTAAACTTGGTCTAATAGATCTCTTGATTCTTCATTAGGTAGAATTGTCAGTGCAACTCAACCATAACTTTTTCTCAGTATTTTTGTTGTCCAAAAACAAGGCTGGACCATGTAAGCTCAAAATCAAATGTTGTACTGCCTGCTTATTAGTTCATTCTTCCCAAGCAGTTACTTGCCAGAAATGCTTCAAATAATAGTCCAAATATTACTTCACCTTTGAATGTCAAAAAAAAAGCTGCTTAGTTTCATTCACAAGAACCTGTAGGATTGGTTAAAGCCTCTCCTTTGAGTTTTATTGGCCAATGCCTGGCTGAGATATCACTAATTTTCAACATGAATATAAGGCTATAGACATATTCAGAATTGTTGGTGAATGGTTCAGAGCAACAGAGTTACAACTTGATATCAACAGCTTATTCTAAAGCTCTGCAAAACTCCACATTTCCTTGCAATGTGTGGTCACCCTGGTAGGATACCTTCTGGTTCAGAAAGTCTTACAACTACTACATGAATTGCAGTCTTTTTCCTGTTGGATCCCTCTGCCTCATCTCCCAGAGAAACAGCTTTAACTGGTGGAGAATGCACCATTGGCATATCCAGTCTTTTTCAGGGGATCATGGCCAATGCTGGAGTAATATTACTCTGGTTGTTAATGGCCTCGAAGTCCTTTAGAGACCACCCCACATGGTTTAGGAATCACTAGACACCATTTCATATCAACAATTTTCAATTCTCTGTGCTTCCATTGTGCCATGATTGATCCTCAGGGACGTTTTCAATGTACCATTCATTGTATATCAGATGTTAACTCAGCTGAGTGAGTTTAAGCTAATAAATAACCAAAGTGGTCATTATGTGTAACACAGAATGATAACAGTctatttatatcaatgacataaGACACAGTGTACATACTTGCATTGGACAATAAATGGTCAACTTTCTTTGGAATCATAAATAGATCAGTAGATTTTCTTCTCTCAAGATTTCTTTCTATAAACCAACTCACTTAAgatattttgtaagctgtttAAATCTAACATTTCTTACTTAACAGAAAACATCAGAATTACGCATGTAACTAGCTCTGCCGACATGACCAGTCATTCTCATTCAATAAAATCATAATCTTAAGACATCATCTGCTTTACCATTGGAGCACCCAGCTCTTTACAGTCCCATGGAATTTGAATAGATTcagaataattttgtaaattaaagtaGCTGATTACTTCATGTCAGTTACTGGGGTTTTTAACTAGATAGTATACAGGGGGGAATAGGAATCTTGTTGATCAAAACCCTGGAAGCATCCAATAAATATTAATGGGtcagaaaattttatttgtgcAGTTAATTCTGAGGACACATTTACTtagattatttcttttaaaccatTACTAGTTTACTAGTACATTCAAATGGTTTAGAAGTTGATCagaaactgtaataaaatgtttttcagtggAAGGAAGAAAGGTACATAGTTTACCatttttaactgtaaaagaaagaggtaaaatataagcagtagaaatataaatatttattaattgtttcacaataaaataacttgttttaaatgaatTTGTAAGCTAACATTCATGTGCTTCAACACTTTTTGTGCTTGATAtgtgtaatgtattttataaataaatatatatatatatatatactcacccTAGCTTTGAACTAGAAATCTGTCAGATACTAAATGAGTGCCCTCTCATCTGAAATAAATGGTTAACCCACCAAATCCTGCTGGTAAATATCTTCATAACAACCCAAATTACTGTGTTGctctttttacaaataattaccATTCTTTGAGTTGTCAGTGATAGACTTCTGCTAACTGTATATTGAAgagatacaaaacaaaatacagtgaTTTTAGAATGAAGTGGATAAAACAGATCTATGTTTTTTGTAACATATGGGAGGGCAGTATCAAAACAGTATATTTCTGATCTTAAATATTCTTTGTGTTCTGTACATATAGAAGACATGGCTGGAACTCCACCTGGCGAGTATTGTCAAGAAATTCCTCAGAGGAATCCATATGATAAGTCAGCAGGACCTCCAATTCTTCCTCCTCATCTTCTTCAAGTGATCCTAAACAAAGATATTTCACTTTCGGTTTGTTCTCTTTTATTACTCTTTTTAAGTGTAATTCAAGAAAACATTATCCATGTGGAAATTgcttaatttcataaatttttactAGTTGTATCTCTTGTACATTACTACAACTTATGCTTTCTTTATCTTGAAGTTTTCAAGGCATTAATTCTTGTACTAACtggtgtaataaatattttcttcaaagctTTTCTTAAACTTTGGATTTCgttaattttaacttgatttttaGTGTGCAGTGGAAATTCATTGTTGAGCTAATTGATAGGCATTTTCTTGCCTACCTTCTGGATCATTGTGTATATTTGGATAGTTAATATTTGAATGTTAACACAGGCATTAAGAACACTAAATgcttttaaagaattattttgaatatatgtgcagttttgtttatttaggaTAACTTTGGATCTTAACTCAAAGTTGCATTGAACAGTTTAGTTTACCTAAATGTGTATGTAGGTTGATATCAGATCAATTTTAACAACTCAACTGAACTTGTTAGCAGCACCTATCAGTTGCTTAactcaaatgtattttaatcataaatattcTTTGGATGGAATAGTAATTCCACAATAAATCCAGCATCAGTtaatttctaatttgtttcattttgaataaCTGTGACTGATGTGCTTACTAGTTTAGTCATATCTATTTTGTTATCCTTTCTGTCAGTGTGAACCAACTCTGCTTCCTGAACCCAACCATGTTATGTTAAACCATCTGTATGCTCTCTCCATCAAGGTGAAAAatcgttatttttttttttttttttatcattatactaACTTAAgttgtttaatgtattaaatCTCTCGGAGTGCATTTAGCTGGTTATATGAATGCTACAGAATGTTTTTCTTGGGTAAATGTATGTTGTTTATGAAACCActctttaaattaatttcaagGTGAATAGGTGATTTTATTTGAAGGCTTTAAGATATATACACTGGACAGCTTGAAACCTACCTCCTTGTTGGATTAATGATTGTCCTACTAGTCCAGTAATTCCTCACTTCTGGGGGAATGTCTCAGAATAGCCTTGTAATAAATGGTCACTAAAATTTTAAAGTGGATAAAAGAGGTAATAAAATGCTGATAATACTGGGGAGGGGTgcaagaaaaaaaatgattatacTTGAAGAAGGGAACAACAGGTTGGGAATCACTGAACAAAACACTCATCAAAGCATATTTCCAACCACTTTAAAGAGGCTTCCTCTAAGTAGAATAAATAATTGTTCCAAAAAGTTATGGTGTgctcatttattttctttattaacaacaacaaaaaattaatgtaGAGTTAAAGAGAGGAATTTTCATTGTGACAGAGTAATGtcagtttaaactttaaatttctgTTATTTCCAGTGAGTGAtcaatagtttttgtttattgtgtcaAATTTAATGggaaaattagtaattttttattaataaatagtgCGTAATATAAACTATCTGAACATGGacagaaaaaatacataattaatcaTAGATCTTTAAGTTTTTCCTGTTCTTATTTCTTCCCAGTATTAAAGGTTGTAGTACATTTCCTGTTTTACTTGTGATTATTCTCTCATTAATAACACAGAAAGAAATGTCTAtaggaaatgaaaaacaaataaaactaaaaaaa from Tachypleus tridentatus isolate NWPU-2018 chromosome 1, ASM421037v1, whole genome shotgun sequence harbors:
- the LOC143251214 gene encoding 5'-AMP-activated protein kinase subunit beta-1-like, with amino-acid sequence MGNSASGKRDRAYSSDTDCTPSSPGREDKAFEFGKKNKFLYQPSLEDSDDFPLSLKEGEMRPRASTITSSTNINETALPTVFKWDGGGKDVYISGSFTQWEPLKMVHSQDNFVLILDVPEGEHEYKYLVDGHWQHDPKEPNVDDPSGAKKNLINVQKQDFEVFEALAMDSVNSGSGSQKDMAGTPPGEYCQEIPQRNPYDKSAGPPILPPHLLQVILNKDISLSCEPTLLPEPNHVMLNHLYALSIKDGVMVLSATHRYRKKYVTTLLYKPI